A genomic stretch from Bos mutus isolate GX-2022 chromosome 4, NWIPB_WYAK_1.1, whole genome shotgun sequence includes:
- the LOC102269813 gene encoding serine protease 1, translating into MKTFIFLAVLGAAVAFPVDDDDKIVGGYTCGANTVPYQVSLNSGYHFCGGSLINSQWVVSAAHCYKSGIQVRLGEDNINVAEGNEQFISASKSIVHPSYNSNTLNNDIMLIKLKSAASLNSRVASISLPTSCASAGTQCLISGWGNTKSSGSNYPNVLQCLKAPILSDSSCKSAYPGQITSNMFCAGYLEGGKDSCQGDSGGPVVCSGKLQGIVSWGYGCAQKNKPGVYTKVCNYVSWIKQTIASN; encoded by the exons ATGAAGACCTTCATCTTTCTGGCTGTCTTGGGAGCCGCTG TTGCTTTCCCCGTGGACGATGATGACAAGATCGTGGGCGGCTACACCTGTGGGGCAAATACTGTCCCCTACCAAGTGTCCCTGAACTCTGGCTACCACTTCTGCGGGGGCTCCCTCATCAACAGCCAGTGGGTGGTGTCTGCGGCTCACTGCTACAAGTC CGGAATCCAAGTGCGTCTGGGAGAAGACAACATTAATGTCGCTGAGGGCAATGAGCAATTCATCAGCGCATCCAAGAGCATCGTCCATCCCAGCTACAACTCAAACACCTTAAACAACGACATCATGCTGATTAAACTGAAATCAGCTGCCAGTCTCAACAGCCGAGTAGCCTCTATCTCTCTGCCAACATCCTGTGCCTCTGCTGGCACCCAGTGTCTCATCTCTGGCTGGGGCAACACCAAAAGCAGTGGCAGTAA CTACCCTAATGTCCTGCAGTGTCTGAAGGCTCCCATCCTATCTGACAGCTCTTGCAAAAGTGCCTACCCAGGCCAGATCACCAGCAACATGTTCTGTGCGGGCTACCTGGAGGGCGGAAAGGACTCCTGCCAG GGTGACTCCGGTGGCCCTGTGGTCTGCAGTGGAAAGCTCCAGGGCATTGTCTCCTGGGGCTATGGCTGCGCTCAGAAAAACAAGCCTGGTGTCTACACCAAGGTCTGCAACTACGTGAGCTGGATTAAGCAGAC